Proteins encoded within one genomic window of Paracoccus sp. MA:
- a CDS encoding Rieske 2Fe-2S domain-containing protein: MSAIIEKARDLDQLLATAVQDDKEAGLYRCRRDIFTNEDLFALEMKHIFEGNWVYLAHESQIPEPNDYYTTWIGRQPVVITRDKTGTLHAVINACAHKGAMLCRRKQGNKGSFTCPFHGWTFSNTGKLLKVKDAKTTQYPEQFGKDGSHDLTRVARFESYRGFLFGSLNADVAPLEEFLGETTIIIDQIVDQAPEGLEVLRGNSSYIYDGNWKLQMENGCDGYHVSSVHWNYATTMERRSETGTKAVDANSWSKSVAGVYGFENGHILLWTNTKNPEVRPVWNRREDLVARLGEEKAGFIVNQTRNLCLYPNVFLMDQFSTQIRVVRPLSVDKTEVTIFCFAPKGESAEDRAHRIRQYEDFFNVSGMGTSDDLEEFRACQTAYAGSLALWNDMSRGAPLWIDGPDENARRMGLKPLLSGERSEDEGLFVCQHEYWAGVMRDALAAEKRGAAA; encoded by the coding sequence ATGTCCGCGATCATCGAGAAGGCACGCGACCTGGATCAACTTCTGGCGACGGCCGTGCAGGACGACAAGGAGGCCGGCCTCTACCGCTGCCGCCGCGACATCTTCACCAACGAGGACCTGTTCGCGCTGGAGATGAAGCACATCTTCGAAGGCAACTGGGTCTATCTGGCGCATGAAAGCCAGATCCCCGAACCGAACGACTATTACACCACCTGGATCGGCCGCCAGCCGGTGGTCATCACCCGCGACAAGACCGGCACGCTGCACGCGGTCATCAATGCCTGCGCCCACAAGGGTGCGATGCTGTGCCGCCGCAAGCAGGGCAACAAGGGCAGCTTCACCTGCCCGTTCCACGGCTGGACCTTTTCCAACACCGGCAAGCTGCTGAAGGTCAAGGACGCCAAGACGACGCAATATCCCGAACAGTTCGGCAAGGACGGCTCGCACGACCTGACCCGCGTGGCACGCTTCGAAAGCTATCGCGGCTTCCTGTTCGGCAGCCTCAATGCCGATGTCGCGCCGCTGGAGGAGTTCCTGGGCGAAACCACCATCATCATCGACCAGATCGTTGACCAGGCCCCCGAGGGGCTGGAGGTCCTGCGCGGCAATTCCTCCTATATCTACGACGGCAACTGGAAGCTGCAGATGGAGAACGGCTGCGACGGCTATCACGTCAGCTCGGTGCATTGGAACTATGCCACCACCATGGAGCGGCGCAGCGAAACCGGCACCAAGGCGGTGGACGCCAACAGCTGGTCGAAGTCCGTCGCCGGCGTCTATGGGTTCGAGAACGGCCATATCCTGCTGTGGACCAACACGAAGAACCCCGAGGTCCGGCCGGTCTGGAACCGCCGCGAGGATCTTGTGGCCCGGCTGGGCGAGGAGAAGGCGGGCTTCATCGTCAACCAGACGCGCAACCTCTGCCTCTATCCGAACGTGTTCCTGATGGACCAGTTCAGCACCCAGATCCGCGTCGTCCGCCCGCTTTCCGTGGACAAGACCGAAGTCACCATCTTCTGCTTCGCGCCCAAGGGCGAGTCCGCCGAGGACCGCGCCCATCGCATCCGCCAATACGAGGATTTCTTCAACGTGTCGGGCATGGGCACCTCGGACGACCTCGAGGAATTCCGCGCCTGCCAGACCGCCTATGCCGGCAGCCTGGCGCTGTGGAACGACATGTCGCGCGGCGCGCCGCTGTGGATCGACGGGCCGGACGAGAACGCCCGGCGCATGGGGCTGAAGCCGCTTCTGTCCGGCGAACGCAGCGAGGACGAGGGGCTGTTCGTCTGCCAGCACGAATATTGGGCCGGGGTGATGCGCGACGCGCTTGCCGCCGAGAAAAGGGGGGCCGCGGCATGA
- the catA gene encoding catechol 1,2-dioxygenase produces the protein MTVKIFDRPDVQEFLKELSGLNNDKGDPRMKQIVHRLMSDLFKAIDDLDITPDEYWTGVAWLNDLGAAGQAGLVSPGLGVDHFIDERLDAIDASLGIENPTPRTIEGPLYVAGAPESVGFARLDDGTDTDGHTLIMHGTVHGSDGRPLPGAKVEVWHCDTRGFYSHFDPTGKQAPFNMRRTIITDDQGRYRFQSILPSGYGVPPGSPTEALLSALGRHGQRPAHIHFFVSADGHRKLTTQINIEGDPLIDDDFAYATREGLVPHVVERTDEDSIHANGLNGPFAEIEFDIHLTALVDGVDNQANEQRRRAAA, from the coding sequence ATGACCGTCAAGATTTTCGATCGACCCGATGTGCAGGAGTTCCTGAAGGAACTCAGCGGGTTGAACAACGACAAGGGCGATCCGCGCATGAAGCAGATCGTGCATCGGCTGATGTCCGACCTGTTCAAGGCCATCGACGACCTGGACATCACCCCCGACGAATACTGGACGGGCGTGGCCTGGCTGAACGATCTGGGCGCGGCCGGGCAGGCCGGGCTGGTCTCGCCGGGCCTGGGGGTCGATCACTTCATCGACGAGCGGCTGGACGCCATCGACGCCTCGCTGGGGATCGAGAACCCCACGCCGCGCACCATCGAGGGGCCGCTCTATGTCGCGGGTGCCCCGGAATCGGTGGGCTTCGCGCGGCTGGACGACGGCACCGACACCGACGGCCACACGCTGATCATGCACGGCACGGTCCACGGATCGGACGGCAGGCCGCTGCCGGGCGCCAAGGTCGAGGTCTGGCATTGCGACACCCGCGGCTTCTATTCGCATTTCGATCCGACCGGCAAGCAGGCGCCCTTCAACATGCGCCGCACCATCATCACCGACGATCAGGGCCGCTACAGGTTCCAGAGCATCCTGCCCAGCGGCTATGGCGTGCCCCCCGGCAGCCCGACCGAGGCCCTGCTGTCGGCGCTTGGCCGCCATGGCCAGCGGCCGGCGCATATCCATTTCTTCGTCAGCGCCGACGGCCACCGCAAGCTGACCACGCAGATCAATATCGAGGGCGATCCGCTGATCGACGACGATTTCGCCTATGCGACCCGCGAAGGGCTGGTGCCGCATGTCGTCGAGCGCACCGACGAGGACAGCATCCACGCCAACGGCTTGAACGGCCCCTTTGCCGAGATCGAATTCGACATCCACCTGACCGCCCTGGTCGATGGCGTCGACAACCAGGCCAATGAACAGCGCCGCCGCGCTGCCGCCTGA
- the catC gene encoding muconolactone Delta-isomerase yields MLFHVAMTVKLPRDLPAEEAAGIIAREKAYAQDLQRSGKWRHIWRVAGQYANVSIFDVGDNDELHQILSGLPLFPFMEIEVTPLLRHPSAIREDDS; encoded by the coding sequence ATGCTGTTCCATGTCGCCATGACCGTGAAGCTTCCCCGCGATCTGCCGGCCGAGGAAGCCGCCGGGATCATCGCGCGCGAAAAGGCCTATGCGCAGGATCTGCAGCGCAGCGGCAAATGGCGCCATATCTGGCGGGTCGCGGGGCAATACGCGAATGTCAGCATCTTCGACGTCGGCGACAACGACGAGCTGCACCAGATCCTGTCCGGCCTGCCCCTGTTTCCGTTCATGGAGATCGAGGTCACGCCGCTTCTGCGCCACCCTTCCGCCATCCGCGAGGATGACAGCTAA
- the benC gene encoding benzoate 1,2-dioxygenase electron transfer component BenC, with the protein MCYRIALNFEDGITRFVDCKPGEKVLDAAFRNKINLPMDCSDGVCGTCKCRAESGAYDMGEDYIEDALTEDEAAEGLVLTCQMVPSSDCVLSVPTTSQACKTGQQVFAATVTRIEPHQDAAVVLELEVEDAPAFLPGQYVNIGVPGSCDHRSYSFSSAPGEHRLGFLIKKIPGGLMGGWLARAQPGERLELTGPMGSFYLRDGDGPLLFLAGGTGLAPFLSMLEVLARAGSQRQIHLVYGVTRDLDLVLVDQIAAYAGRLPNFTFATVVADPASAHPRKGWVTQHMPGDMLAAGGVDVYLCGPPPMVDAVRNYLDENGIRPASFHYEKFTPNAPLKAIA; encoded by the coding sequence ATGTGCTACCGCATCGCATTGAACTTCGAGGACGGGATCACCCGCTTCGTCGATTGCAAGCCGGGCGAGAAGGTTCTCGACGCCGCGTTCCGCAACAAGATCAACCTGCCGATGGACTGCTCGGACGGCGTCTGCGGCACCTGCAAGTGCCGCGCCGAAAGCGGCGCCTATGACATGGGCGAGGACTATATCGAGGACGCCCTGACCGAGGACGAGGCTGCCGAGGGGCTGGTGCTGACCTGCCAGATGGTGCCGTCCTCGGATTGCGTGCTGTCGGTGCCCACGACCTCGCAGGCCTGCAAGACCGGCCAGCAGGTCTTTGCCGCCACCGTGACGCGGATCGAGCCGCATCAGGACGCGGCCGTGGTGCTGGAGCTTGAGGTGGAGGACGCCCCCGCCTTCCTGCCGGGGCAATATGTCAATATCGGCGTGCCGGGCAGCTGCGATCACCGTTCCTATTCCTTCAGCTCCGCGCCGGGCGAGCATCGGCTGGGCTTCCTGATCAAGAAGATCCCCGGCGGGCTGATGGGCGGCTGGCTGGCCCGTGCGCAGCCGGGCGAGCGGCTGGAGCTGACCGGGCCGATGGGCAGCTTCTATCTGCGGGACGGCGACGGGCCGCTCTTGTTCCTGGCGGGCGGCACCGGCCTTGCGCCCTTCCTGTCGATGCTGGAGGTCCTGGCCCGCGCCGGGTCGCAGCGCCAGATCCACCTGGTCTATGGCGTGACGCGCGACCTGGACCTGGTGCTGGTGGACCAGATTGCCGCCTATGCAGGCCGGTTGCCGAACTTCACCTTCGCGACTGTCGTGGCCGATCCCGCATCCGCCCATCCCCGCAAGGGCTGGGTCACGCAGCATATGCCCGGCGACATGCTGGCGGCGGGCGGGGTCGATGTCTATCTGTGCGGCCCCCCGCCCATGGTCGATGCCGTGCGTAACTATCTGGATGAAAACGGCATCCGCCCCGCCAGCTTCCATTACGAGAAGTTCACCCCCAACGCGCCCCTGAAGGCCATCGCATGA
- a CDS encoding muconate/chloromuconate family cycloisomerase, with protein sequence MNQSFAPIAPRTDIRPVVSRVETVILDLPTIRPHKLSVATMNGQVLMLVRVHCSDGIVGIGEGTTIGGLAYGGESPESMKTNIDSWFAPVMIGQDATQVQALMARIGRMVRENRFAKSAVETALLDAQGKRVGLPVSELLGGRRRDRLPVAWTLASGDTARDIAEAERMLDLRRHRVFKLKIGARPMRDDIAHVAAIKAALGDRASVRVDLNMAWSEGEAAFGIPALADAGCELVEQPVAQTAALRRLVRRWPVALMADESLTGPESAFEIARLQGADVFAVKLEQSGGAFNALRVAAIADAAGIGLYGGTMLEGAVGTVVSAHAFACFANLQWGTELFGPLLLTEEILAEPLEYGEFELTVPAGPGLGVALDEDRLAFFARDGIRKTISLPGGRV encoded by the coding sequence ATGAACCAGTCATTCGCACCCATCGCCCCGCGCACCGATATCCGCCCCGTCGTTTCCCGGGTCGAGACGGTGATCCTCGACCTTCCGACGATCCGGCCGCACAAGCTCTCGGTCGCGACCATGAACGGGCAGGTGCTGATGCTGGTCCGCGTCCATTGCAGCGACGGGATCGTCGGCATCGGCGAGGGCACCACCATCGGCGGCCTGGCCTATGGCGGCGAAAGCCCCGAAAGCATGAAGACCAATATCGACAGCTGGTTTGCGCCGGTGATGATCGGCCAGGACGCGACGCAGGTGCAGGCGCTCATGGCGCGGATCGGCCGGATGGTGCGCGAGAACCGCTTTGCCAAGTCGGCCGTGGAAACGGCGCTGCTGGATGCGCAGGGCAAGCGGGTCGGCCTGCCGGTCAGCGAGCTTCTGGGCGGACGGCGGCGCGACCGGCTGCCGGTGGCCTGGACGCTGGCCTCGGGCGACACGGCGCGCGACATCGCCGAGGCGGAGCGGATGCTGGACCTGCGCCGCCACCGCGTCTTCAAGCTGAAGATCGGCGCGCGGCCGATGCGCGACGACATCGCCCATGTGGCCGCGATCAAGGCCGCGCTTGGCGACCGCGCCTCGGTGCGGGTGGACCTGAACATGGCCTGGTCCGAGGGCGAGGCCGCCTTCGGCATTCCCGCCCTTGCCGATGCGGGCTGCGAGCTGGTCGAGCAGCCGGTCGCGCAGACCGCGGCGCTGCGGCGGCTGGTGCGGCGCTGGCCCGTGGCGCTGATGGCCGATGAATCCCTGACCGGCCCCGAAAGCGCCTTCGAGATCGCGCGCCTGCAGGGCGCGGATGTCTTTGCCGTCAAGCTGGAGCAGAGCGGCGGCGCCTTCAACGCGCTGCGCGTCGCGGCCATCGCCGATGCGGCGGGGATCGGGCTTTACGGCGGCACCATGCTGGAAGGCGCGGTGGGCACGGTGGTCTCGGCCCATGCCTTCGCCTGTTTCGCCAATCTGCAATGGGGCACCGAGCTGTTCGGCCCGCTGCTGCTGACCGAGGAGATCCTGGCCGAGCCGCTGGAATACGGCGAGTTCGAGCTGACCGTCCCCGCCGGCCCCGGCCTGGGAGTGGCGCTGGACGAGGATCGCCTGGCCTTCTTTGCCCGCGACGGGATCCGCAAGACGATCAGCCTGCCCGGCGGGAGGGTGTGA
- a CDS encoding IS5 family transposase (programmed frameshift) encodes MNLARNLISDDEWTFFEGFIRAVRHPNGRKPADHRLVLNGIFWIARTGAPWRDLPEEFGKWSSVYRQFRRWTLAGLWEDILDALNHAGIAPDKLQMVDSTVIRAHHHAAGAKGGPPKEALGRSRGGFSTKIHLRVNGAGLPMRTEITPGQDSDYTGYDMVMADNLPQPAVLVADRGYDSDKIREDIESRNALPMIPMRRNRRVRKAVDMTIYTLRNMVERCFNKLKNSRRLATRYDKTAESFLGFVDVACIRLWLRHLST; translated from the exons ATGAACTTGGCACGCAACCTGATATCCGACGATGAGTGGACCTTCTTCGAGGGCTTCATTCGTGCCGTCCGGCACCCTAACGGGCGGAAACCTGCGGACCATCGTCTTGTTCTGAATGGTATATTCTGGATCGCAAGGACTGGTGCGCCATGGCGCGATCTGCCCGAAGAGTTTGGCAAGTGGTCCTCGGTCTACCGTCAGTTCCGCCGCTGGACTTTGGCGGGACTGTGGGAGGATATCCTGGATGCGCTGAACCACGCTGGGATCGCGCCAGACAAGCTCCAGATGGTTGATAGCACTGTGATCCGCGCCCATCATCATGCGGCGGGCGCAAAAGGGGGAC CTCCGAAAGAGGCTCTTGGCCGTTCGAGAGGTGGCTTCTCGACCAAGATCCATCTCCGCGTCAACGGCGCAGGCCTCCCGATGAGGACCGAGATCACGCCGGGGCAGGATTCCGACTACACCGGCTATGATATGGTGATGGCCGACAACCTGCCGCAACCAGCAGTTCTGGTCGCCGACAGGGGCTATGACTCTGATAAAATTCGGGAAGACATCGAGAGCCGCAACGCCCTGCCCATGATACCGATGCGAAGGAACCGAAGGGTGCGCAAGGCTGTCGACATGACCATCTACACCCTGCGCAACATGGTCGAGCGCTGCTTCAACAAGCTGAAAAATAGCCGCCGCCTTGCAACCCGCTACGACAAAACCGCCGAAAGCTTCCTTGGCTTCGTCGACGTCGCCTGCATCAGGCTCTGGCTCCGCCATTTGTCAACATGA
- a CDS encoding LysR family transcriptional regulator, whose translation MDLRQLRYFTAVARERNFTRAAQTLNIAQPPLSRQIQLLEEELGVALIIRKSRPIRLTDAGRLFYEQALQVLGRVDQMKDATRRVGLNRNRVLSIGFVASTLYGGLPVLVRKLRQNVPELDIQLLEMLSIQQIPALKEGRIDIGFGRLKHSDPNVVGTVLREERLVAALPQDTPLARDPAPLPLAALAGQALIVYPKEPRPSYADQVLNLLQDEGIRPAEVLEVREIQTALGLVAAESGICIIPSSARQMRSDVRYRLIDSPRATSPVILNHRAGDASPYLDLVRQLIRDMYAENPVWLEANNLRPTPPDDRRPDRA comes from the coding sequence ATGGATCTGCGACAGCTGCGCTATTTCACCGCGGTCGCGCGGGAACGGAACTTCACCCGCGCGGCTCAGACCCTGAACATCGCCCAGCCGCCGCTGAGCCGCCAGATCCAGCTGCTGGAGGAGGAGCTGGGCGTCGCCCTGATCATTCGGAAAAGCCGGCCGATCAGGCTGACCGACGCGGGACGGCTGTTCTACGAACAGGCGCTGCAGGTGCTGGGGCGGGTCGACCAGATGAAGGACGCGACGCGCCGCGTCGGGCTGAATCGCAACCGGGTGCTGTCCATCGGCTTCGTGGCCTCGACCCTCTACGGCGGCCTGCCGGTGCTGGTCAGGAAACTGCGCCAGAACGTGCCCGAACTGGACATCCAGCTGCTGGAAATGCTGTCGATCCAGCAGATCCCCGCGCTGAAGGAAGGCCGCATCGACATCGGCTTCGGCCGCCTGAAGCACAGCGATCCGAATGTCGTCGGCACCGTCCTGCGCGAGGAGCGGCTGGTGGCCGCCCTGCCCCAGGACACCCCCCTGGCGCGGGATCCCGCGCCGCTGCCGCTGGCTGCGCTGGCCGGGCAGGCGCTGATCGTCTATCCCAAGGAGCCGCGCCCCAGCTATGCCGACCAGGTCCTCAACCTGCTGCAGGACGAGGGCATTCGCCCGGCCGAGGTGCTGGAGGTGCGCGAAATCCAGACGGCGCTTGGTCTGGTCGCGGCGGAGTCGGGCATCTGCATCATCCCTTCCTCGGCCCGGCAGATGCGGTCGGACGTGCGCTATCGGCTGATCGACAGCCCGCGGGCGACATCGCCGGTCATCCTCAATCACCGCGCCGGCGACGCCTCGCCCTATCTCGACCTGGTCAGGCAGCTGATCCGCGACATGTATGCCGAAAACCCGGTCTGGCTGGAGGCCAACAATCTTCGCCCAACCCCTCCCGACGACCGCAGACCGGACCGCGCGTAA
- the benD gene encoding benzoate diol dehydrogenase BenD, giving the protein MTGAVFAGRFVGKVLVVTGAAQGIGRAVALRAAAEGGRVLFVDRADFVAEVAAEAGGDAAAFIADLETWDGAEAAMRHAAETFGGIDILINNVGGAIRMRPFAEFEPAQIDAEIRRSLMPTLYCCRAVLPHLAARGGGTIVNVSSNATRGIHRVPYSAAKGGVNAITQSLAMELAAQNIRVVATAPGGTEAPPRRIPRNAEGDSPAERQWMAEVVEQVTQSAPMRRYGTIDEQVAPILFLASDEASYITGSVLPVAGGDTG; this is encoded by the coding sequence ATGACCGGGGCCGTCTTCGCCGGGCGTTTCGTGGGCAAGGTGCTGGTCGTGACCGGGGCCGCGCAGGGCATCGGCCGCGCCGTGGCCTTGCGCGCGGCGGCCGAAGGGGGGCGGGTGCTGTTCGTGGACCGCGCCGATTTCGTGGCCGAGGTGGCGGCCGAGGCGGGCGGCGATGCCGCCGCCTTCATCGCCGACCTGGAGACCTGGGACGGCGCCGAGGCCGCGATGCGCCATGCGGCCGAAACGTTCGGCGGCATCGACATCTTGATCAACAACGTGGGCGGCGCGATCCGCATGCGGCCCTTTGCCGAATTCGAGCCCGCCCAGATCGACGCCGAGATCCGTCGATCCTTGATGCCGACGCTCTATTGCTGCCGGGCGGTCCTGCCGCATCTGGCGGCGCGCGGCGGCGGCACCATCGTCAACGTCTCCTCGAACGCCACGCGGGGGATCCATCGCGTCCCTTATTCGGCGGCCAAGGGCGGCGTCAACGCGATCACGCAATCCCTGGCGATGGAGCTTGCGGCGCAGAACATCCGCGTGGTCGCCACCGCTCCCGGCGGGACCGAGGCGCCGCCGCGCCGCATCCCGCGCAATGCCGAGGGCGACAGCCCGGCCGAGCGGCAATGGATGGCCGAAGTCGTGGAGCAGGTGACGCAATCGGCCCCGATGAGGCGCTACGGCACCATCGACGAACAGGTCGCGCCGATCCTGTTCCTGGCCTCGGACGAGGCATCCTACATCACCGGATCCGTCCTGCCCGTCGCCGGAGGCGACACGGGATGA
- the benB gene encoding benzoate 1,2-dioxygenase small subunit gives MSLDHDTTGTSLGYDAICAFLYREARLLDDRQWDEWLTCYAPDVTYWMPAWDDNDQITEDPQSQISLIYYPNREGLEDRVFRIKTERSGASTPEPRTSHAVLNVEVVEDRGTEVDVRYNFHTLNHRYKVTDQFFGTIFVTLRRTGDGLAIAAKKIVLKNDYIRQVIDVYHV, from the coding sequence ATGAGCCTGGATCACGACACCACCGGCACCAGCCTGGGCTACGACGCCATCTGCGCCTTTCTCTATCGCGAGGCGCGCCTGCTCGATGACCGGCAATGGGACGAATGGCTGACCTGCTATGCGCCCGACGTCACCTACTGGATGCCCGCCTGGGACGACAACGACCAGATCACCGAGGATCCGCAGTCGCAGATCTCGCTGATCTATTACCCGAACCGCGAGGGGCTGGAGGATCGCGTCTTCCGCATCAAGACCGAGCGTTCCGGCGCCTCGACGCCCGAGCCGCGCACCAGCCACGCCGTCCTGAATGTCGAGGTGGTCGAGGACCGGGGGACCGAGGTGGATGTCCGCTACAACTTCCATACGCTGAACCACCGCTACAAGGTCACCGACCAGTTCTTCGGGACCATCTTCGTGACCCTGCGACGGACCGGCGACGGGCTGGCCATCGCCGCCAAGAAGATCGTCCTGAAGAACGACTACATCCGCCAGGTCATCGACGTCTATCACGTCTGA
- a CDS encoding aromatic acid/H+ symport family MFS transporter, with the protein MRNIDVSEAIDQGPFGRFQWMVVALCGTLLVVDGYDVFVAGTVLPTLIAEWGLTKPQAGALQAWALFGMMFGALILGPLADRIGRKKGVAISFVLFTSATVLTGFATSPEQFKIFRFIAGLGCGGLMPNAVALMNEYAPKRLRGTMVALMFSGYSVGGMVAAGLGVGLIPSFGWQPMFFIAAVPLLLLPLVLWKLPESLGFLIRQGRQDEARRIFARINPASPLAADDQLVFTETKGASASVAELFRHGRTLRTLMLWLSFFCCLLLVYLLSSWLPKVLQEAGYAERASLLSLFSLNFGGMAGAIAGGWLGDRFGLPKVVVAFFAAAGASIALIGFNPAPAMLFLLVFVAGATTIGTQILLYASVAQLYNLSVRSTGLGWASGVGRIGAIVGPTFGGVLLARELPLEQNFLLFAIPAAVSALAMLVFALANGRARDTARLAAA; encoded by the coding sequence ATGCGAAACATAGATGTCAGCGAGGCGATAGACCAGGGTCCGTTCGGCCGCTTCCAATGGATGGTGGTCGCGCTGTGCGGCACGCTGCTGGTCGTCGACGGATACGATGTCTTCGTGGCGGGCACGGTGCTGCCCACGCTGATCGCGGAATGGGGCCTGACCAAGCCGCAGGCCGGCGCGCTGCAGGCCTGGGCGCTGTTCGGGATGATGTTCGGGGCGCTGATCCTGGGCCCGCTGGCCGACCGGATCGGCCGCAAGAAGGGCGTCGCGATCAGCTTCGTGCTGTTCACCTCGGCCACCGTGCTGACCGGCTTTGCCACCTCGCCCGAGCAGTTCAAGATCTTCCGCTTCATCGCCGGCCTGGGCTGCGGCGGGCTGATGCCGAATGCCGTGGCGCTGATGAACGAATATGCGCCCAAGCGCCTGCGCGGCACCATGGTGGCGCTGATGTTTTCGGGCTATTCGGTCGGCGGCATGGTCGCGGCGGGGCTGGGCGTCGGGCTGATCCCCTCCTTCGGCTGGCAGCCGATGTTCTTCATCGCCGCGGTGCCGCTGCTGCTGCTGCCGCTGGTGCTGTGGAAACTGCCGGAATCGCTGGGTTTCCTGATCCGTCAGGGCAGGCAGGACGAGGCGCGGCGCATCTTTGCCCGCATCAACCCGGCCAGCCCGCTGGCGGCCGATGACCAGCTGGTCTTCACCGAGACCAAGGGCGCCTCGGCATCCGTCGCCGAGCTGTTCCGCCACGGCCGGACGCTGCGCACGCTGATGCTGTGGCTGTCCTTCTTCTGCTGCCTGCTGCTGGTCTATCTGCTGTCGTCGTGGCTGCCCAAGGTGCTGCAAGAGGCCGGATATGCGGAACGGGCGAGCCTGCTGTCGCTGTTCTCGCTGAATTTCGGCGGCATGGCGGGGGCGATCGCCGGAGGGTGGCTGGGCGACCGTTTCGGCCTGCCGAAGGTGGTGGTCGCCTTCTTCGCCGCCGCCGGGGCATCCATCGCGCTGATTGGCTTCAACCCGGCGCCGGCGATGCTGTTCCTGCTGGTCTTCGTCGCGGGGGCCACGACCATCGGCACGCAGATCCTGCTCTATGCCAGCGTGGCGCAGCTTTATAACCTGTCGGTGCGCTCGACCGGGCTGGGCTGGGCCTCGGGCGTGGGCCGGATCGGCGCCATCGTCGGGCCGACCTTCGGCGGGGTGCTGCTGGCGCGGGAACTGCCGCTGGAGCAGAACTTCCTGCTCTTCGCGATCCCGGCGGCGGTCTCGGCCCTGGCGATGCTGGTCTTCGCGCTTGCCAACGGGCGCGCCCGCGACACGGCGCGGCTTGCCGCCGCCTGA